A window from Labrus mixtus chromosome 14, fLabMix1.1, whole genome shotgun sequence encodes these proteins:
- the LOC132988036 gene encoding sodium- and chloride-dependent betaine transporter-like, producing the protein MGMNGQNGTYTVSVSDSKGYPQSLKKVESRGHWGNKAEFILTVMGAIIGPGNVWRFPHLCYRNGGGVFFIPYILFIFTCGVPLFFLETALGQYTSQGATTCWRNICPLFQGIGFASHLIIAFSGTSYIVILAWAFFYLFSSFSAELPWTTCGNYWNTESCLDLNQLNMSLSNISRLNTTLPVVEFWERRVLKISGGIEEVGSLRWELVLCLILSWVICYFCVWKGIKSTGKAAYFTATFPYVMLLVLLIRGVTLPGAMDGIIYYLYPDISRLSDPQVWMDAGTQIFFSYAIGLGFLTSLGSYNTYNNDCYKDCFYLCLLNSATSVVAGFAVFSILGFMTYEQGVDISEVAQSGPGLAFIAFPRAVTMMPMPQVWSVCFFLMIILLGLDSQFVGLECLMTSLVDLFPTHLRKGCRRELVLLAICSTCCLLGFTLVTEGGLYLLQLLDHHVCSGTTLLLLSLSQSVSIAWVYGADRFYGNITHMIGYRPSPFMKYCWSYITPLFCLGTFIFSIVKYSPLKFSKAYVYPLWANILGWFIASVSLSLIPLFVLYQVMQGEGTLRQRLWVLCQPVDDLPGLPTLEDSGTTAHTELKPLSHTREITP; encoded by the exons TTCATCCTGACTGTGATGGGAGCTATCATCGGACCCGGGAATGTGTGGAGATTTCCTCACCTGTGCTACAGAAACGGCGGAG GTGTGTTCTTCATCCCTTACATCCTCTTCATATTTACATGTGGAGTCCCCTTATTCTTCCTCGAGACTGCCTTGGGACAATACACCAGCCAAGGGGCGACAACTTGCTGGAGAAATATTTGTCCGCTTTTCCAGG GAATTGGCTTTGCCAGTCACTTAATCATTGCATTCAGTGGCACCTCCTATATTGTCATCCTTGCTTGGGCGTTTTTTTACTTGTTCTCATCCTTCAGTGCAGAATTGCCCTGGACCACATGTGGAAACTATTGGAACACAG agtCATGCTTGGACTTAAACCAGCTCAACATGTCCCTAAGTAATATATCCAGACTGAACACTACTCTTCCTGTTGTGGAGTTCTGGGA GCGGAGAGTTTTGAAAATCTCTGGAGGTATCGAAGAGGTGGGCAGCTTGAGGTGGGAACTGGTCCTGTGTCTCATCCTGAGCTGGGTCATCTGCTACTTCTGTGTTTGGAAGGGCATCAAGTCAACAGGAAAG GCAGCTTACTTCACAGCCACCTTTCCCTACGTTATGCTGTTGGTTCTGCTCATACGCGGCGTTACCTTACCCGGGGCAATGGATGGAATCATTTATTACCTCTACCCTGATATCTCTCGCCTTTCAGATCcccag GTGTGGATGGATGCTGGCACTCAGATTTTCTTCTCTTATGCGATTGGCCTTGGGTTTCTAACCTCTCTTGGGAGCTATAACACGTACAACAATGACTGTTACAA ggatTGCTTCTACTTGTGTTTACTGAACAGTGCCACCAGCGTTGTGGCAGGCTTTGCCGTTTTCTCTATTTTGGGTTTTATGACCTACGAACAAGGAGTGGATATATCTGAAGTAGCCCAATCAG gtccAGGTTTGGCATTCATTGCCTTCCCACGAGCTGTAACCATGATGCCCATGCCTCAAGTGTGGTCGGTGTGTTTCTTCCTCATGATCATTCTGCTTGGATTGGACAGTCAG TTTGTTGGTCTTGAGtgcctgatgacatcactggtTGATCTGTTCCCGACACATCTGCGCAAGGGCTGCAGACGTGAGCTCGTTCTGCTCGCTATCTGCAGTACCTGCTGTCTGCTGGGATTCACTCTGGTCACAGAA GGAGGTTTGTACCTGCTTCAGCTGCTGGACCATCATGTCTGCAGCGGCACCACCCTGCTCCTGCTCTCCCTCAGCCAGTCTGTTAGCATTGCCTGGGTGTACG GTGCTGACCGTTTCTATGGCAACATAACACACATGATTGGCTATCGTCCATCTCCGTTTATGAAGTACTGTTGGAGCTACATCACTCCCTTGTTCTGCTTA GGCACATTCATATTCTCTATCGTCAAATATTCCCCGTTGAAGTTCAGTAAGGCCTATGTTTATCCCCTCTGGGCAAACATCTTGGGCTGGTTCATCGCAAGTGTCTCCCTGTCCCTCATCCCACTTTTTGTGTTATATCAAGTAATGCAGGGGGAAGGCACTCTGCGACAG AGATTATGGGTGCTCTGCCAGCCTGTGGACGACCTCCCTGGGCTTCCTACGCTGGAAGACAGTGGCACCACTGCCCACACCGAGCTCAAACCATTATCCCACACAAGGGAAATCACTCCATGA